In a single window of the Prevotella melaninogenica genome:
- a CDS encoding MFS transporter → MFNSISSKKLSFGTFFCLYIAQMVPSSFLMTALQVIMREGQYSLATIGLLNLVRVPWTIKFLWSPFVDRHCVTVRDYKRTIITTELIYAVALLATGLINVRSEIMLVVILAFISMLASATQDIATDALAILSFKKHDHSMLNSMQSMGAFGGAVIGGGVLLILLKSYGWNVVVPCLALFVCMMIIPLMFNPHIKIENEKPRERAKWTDIFSFFGRKEIWPQIGFLLLYYMGIIGILSMLRPYLVDKGYDMKEIGFLTGIVGTAASFVMAWFSGVLIRRIGIYKARIIIAGLIILAPIYFLAMTFADFNKTAFVIGIIYIQACYGLATVVLYTTAMQCVRPGREGTDFTIQIIISHVSGLLIAVLAGTVAHIFDYRGLYIAETVLATVSLIFVLLAFRKEK, encoded by the coding sequence ATGTTCAACAGCATTTCATCAAAGAAACTAAGTTTTGGTACGTTCTTCTGTCTATATATCGCACAGATGGTACCGTCATCCTTTCTTATGACAGCCTTACAGGTTATCATGAGGGAAGGACAATATAGTCTTGCAACCATTGGGTTGCTAAATCTTGTACGAGTTCCATGGACGATAAAGTTTCTATGGTCACCTTTTGTTGACCGGCACTGCGTAACAGTGCGTGACTACAAACGTACGATTATCACTACAGAGTTGATATATGCCGTTGCACTCTTAGCCACAGGGCTGATTAATGTACGTTCTGAAATCATGCTTGTGGTCATTCTGGCGTTTATCTCTATGCTTGCTTCGGCTACACAAGACATTGCTACAGACGCACTTGCCATCCTTTCTTTTAAGAAGCACGACCATAGTATGCTCAATAGTATGCAGTCTATGGGAGCCTTCGGAGGTGCAGTTATTGGCGGAGGAGTCTTGCTTATCTTACTAAAAAGCTATGGTTGGAATGTTGTAGTACCCTGCTTAGCCTTGTTTGTTTGTATGATGATTATTCCTTTAATGTTTAATCCTCATATCAAGATAGAGAATGAGAAACCAAGAGAACGAGCTAAGTGGACCGACATCTTTAGCTTCTTTGGGCGTAAGGAGATATGGCCGCAGATAGGTTTCTTACTGCTTTATTACATGGGAATTATCGGTATTCTTTCCATGTTACGTCCTTACCTTGTTGATAAGGGATACGACATGAAGGAAATAGGATTCCTTACTGGTATCGTCGGAACAGCTGCATCCTTCGTTATGGCGTGGTTCTCTGGAGTTCTCATACGCCGAATCGGAATTTATAAGGCTCGTATTATCATTGCAGGACTTATTATTCTGGCACCAATCTATTTTCTTGCAATGACTTTTGCAGACTTTAACAAGACTGCATTTGTTATCGGAATTATTTATATTCAAGCTTGTTACGGATTGGCTACTGTGGTTCTTTACACTACAGCTATGCAATGCGTACGTCCTGGTAGAGAAGGAACCGACTTCACCATACAAATTATTATTAGTCATGTAAGCGGTCTGCTCATTGCGGTATTGGCGGGAACGGTGGCACATATCTTTGACTATCGTGGTCTTTATATAGCTGAAACGGTGTTGGCTACTGTTAGCCTTATCTTTGTTCTATTAGCCTTTAGGAAGGAAAAATAA
- the hemN gene encoding oxygen-independent coproporphyrinogen III oxidase, producing MKQELIDKYNVSVPRYTSYPPANFFRPFTGEEFLKEIDYSNEVREKNLSFYFHMPFCRRLCHYCGCNSYPMAKEERIEAYVQALHKEIDIVAKHLDKSRRISQIHYGGGSPTAMPVSVLKELNEHLLSLFSTIEQPEIAIECHPGYLTAEDWQGLLDARFNRFSLGVQDFNEEVLRLVNRTPSELPTKEIVSILRSAGVNINMDFLFGLPLQTSDSFKKTIERAVAMRPDRVTTFSYGHCPWIFKRQMILEKAGLPDTEEKALMFQKAKDVLREAGYLSIGLDHFVLPNDELSEALQSHRLHRNFQGYCTRRTTGQVYAFGVTGISQLETAYAQNTKSIDEYISEVSAGTLPIRKGYQLTPKERIVREVIERLMCNYHLDWTHLAEDLVVSVAEVKEAINYDVERLQEMERDGILCLTENTLEMTGEGNPFVRTVAAALDPMMVATNKMFSKPI from the coding sequence ATGAAGCAAGAACTGATTGATAAATACAATGTATCTGTACCTCGTTATACGAGTTATCCACCAGCTAACTTCTTCCGACCTTTTACTGGGGAAGAGTTTCTGAAGGAGATTGATTATAGCAATGAGGTGCGTGAGAAGAATCTTTCTTTTTATTTTCACATGCCTTTCTGTCGGCGTCTTTGTCATTATTGTGGCTGCAACTCTTATCCAATGGCTAAAGAGGAGCGTATCGAAGCCTATGTGCAAGCACTGCATAAGGAGATAGATATCGTAGCAAAGCATCTGGATAAAAGTAGACGTATATCGCAGATTCATTATGGTGGTGGTAGTCCTACTGCTATGCCTGTAAGCGTTCTTAAAGAACTGAATGAACATCTGCTGTCGCTTTTTTCTACGATAGAACAGCCTGAGATAGCCATAGAATGTCATCCAGGCTATCTAACAGCTGAGGACTGGCAAGGACTGTTGGATGCACGATTTAATCGTTTTAGTTTAGGGGTACAGGACTTCAATGAAGAGGTGTTGAGACTTGTTAATCGTACGCCTTCTGAATTACCAACAAAGGAAATAGTGTCAATTCTTCGTAGTGCGGGTGTTAATATTAATATGGACTTCCTCTTTGGCTTACCACTTCAGACGTCGGATAGCTTTAAGAAGACGATAGAGCGTGCTGTAGCAATGCGCCCCGACCGTGTTACAACATTCAGTTATGGACACTGCCCCTGGATATTTAAGCGTCAGATGATACTTGAAAAGGCTGGTCTTCCTGATACGGAGGAGAAGGCTTTGATGTTCCAAAAGGCTAAAGATGTGCTGCGTGAGGCGGGTTATCTTAGTATCGGTTTGGACCATTTTGTACTTCCTAATGATGAACTATCTGAGGCTTTGCAATCACATAGACTACATCGAAACTTCCAAGGTTATTGCACTCGTCGCACAACGGGGCAGGTGTATGCCTTTGGAGTGACGGGTATCAGCCAATTAGAAACTGCTTATGCACAGAATACAAAGTCGATAGATGAATATATATCAGAAGTTTCTGCGGGTACATTGCCTATTCGGAAAGGCTACCAATTAACGCCCAAAGAGCGTATAGTACGTGAAGTAATAGAGCGTTTGATGTGTAACTATCATCTTGATTGGACACACCTTGCGGAGGATCTTGTTGTGTCGGTAGCTGAGGTGAAGGAGGCTATCAATTATGATGTTGAACGCCTGCAAGAGATGGAAAGAGATGGTATTCTTTGTTTAACAGAGAATACTTTAGAGATGACAGGGGAGGGGAATCCCTTTGTTCGAACTGTGGCTGCTGCGCTTGATCCGATGATGGTGGCTACGAATAAGATGTTTTCAAAGCCGATATAA
- the hemG gene encoding protoporphyrinogen oxidase gives MEERKIVVVGAGLTGLTCAAYLRRKSQDVVVLEAADRIGGLMQTEEIDGFVMEQGPSTGTIKYPEVAELFDMLGDDCTLEVAQSSAKCRLIWKDGRFHALPSGLWSAITTPLFTLKDKFRILGEPWRKKGTDPNESVGSLAERRLGRSFVDYAVDPFLSGVYAGNPYQLPTRLALPKLYDLEQRYGSFIKGAMALAKQPKTDREKRATKAVFSTRGGFRSLVSALERVIGDERIRTNCKELSIEPLGDKWKLSWGENTIIAEHVVTTCPAYALPKLLSFLPKAQLDDLSNLYYAPVIEIGVGMKNTGDVHWNAFGGLVPSKEKQKVLGVLMPSACFQGRSPKDGANYAFFIGGACHPEYINKTDEELIELVNTSLHTMLGYPKGTCADVIRIYRHSHAIPQYMPETDARLRTIDAVELAHPGLHIIGNLKDGIGMGDRIKQAVDMAEKISLSVS, from the coding sequence ATGGAAGAAAGAAAGATAGTTGTTGTTGGTGCAGGTCTTACTGGTCTTACTTGTGCTGCTTATCTACGTCGTAAAAGTCAAGATGTAGTGGTTTTGGAGGCTGCCGATCGTATCGGTGGACTTATGCAGACGGAAGAGATAGACGGCTTTGTGATGGAACAAGGACCGAGTACGGGTACTATTAAATACCCTGAAGTGGCTGAACTCTTCGATATGTTAGGCGATGATTGTACGTTGGAGGTAGCACAGAGTTCTGCTAAATGCCGTTTGATATGGAAAGATGGACGCTTCCATGCCCTACCTTCTGGACTTTGGTCTGCTATCACAACTCCTCTCTTCACGCTGAAAGATAAGTTCCGCATCCTTGGTGAGCCATGGCGTAAGAAGGGGACAGACCCTAACGAGAGTGTGGGAAGCCTTGCTGAACGACGGTTGGGACGGTCTTTTGTTGATTATGCAGTCGATCCTTTCCTCTCTGGTGTGTATGCTGGTAACCCTTATCAACTACCAACTCGCCTTGCTTTGCCTAAACTCTACGACTTAGAACAGCGTTATGGAAGTTTCATTAAAGGGGCTATGGCACTTGCAAAACAACCAAAGACGGACAGGGAAAAGCGTGCAACGAAGGCTGTCTTCTCTACTCGTGGAGGTTTCCGTAGCCTTGTTTCTGCATTAGAGAGAGTTATTGGTGATGAGAGAATCCGAACGAATTGTAAAGAACTAAGTATAGAACCGTTAGGAGATAAGTGGAAACTATCTTGGGGTGAGAATACTATAATAGCTGAACATGTTGTTACAACTTGTCCTGCCTATGCCTTACCTAAGTTGTTGAGTTTCTTACCTAAGGCTCAACTTGACGACTTAAGCAATCTTTATTATGCTCCAGTGATTGAGATTGGAGTGGGAATGAAGAATACGGGGGATGTACATTGGAATGCCTTTGGCGGATTAGTGCCGTCTAAAGAAAAACAGAAAGTGTTGGGAGTCCTTATGCCTTCCGCTTGTTTTCAGGGGCGTTCTCCTAAGGATGGAGCCAATTACGCATTCTTCATTGGTGGTGCTTGTCATCCTGAATATATCAATAAGACAGATGAAGAACTGATAGAATTGGTTAATACGTCCCTTCATACGATGTTGGGTTATCCTAAAGGCACATGTGCTGACGTCATTCGTATTTACAGACACAGCCATGCTATTCCACAATATATGCCCGAAACGGATGCTCGCCTTCGTACTATTGATGCCGTAGAACTTGCTCATCCTGGTTTACATATCATTGGTAATTTGAAAGATGGTATCGGTATGGGCGATAGAATCAAGCAGGCTGTGGATATGGCAGAGAAGATTAGTTTGTCTGTATCGTAA
- the rpsT gene encoding 30S ribosomal protein S20, giving the protein MANHKSSLKRIRQDKVKTLHNRYYAKTMRNAVRKLRSMTDKEEAVKLYPVVQKMLDKLAKTNVIHQNKAANLKSALCKHVATLG; this is encoded by the coding sequence ATGGCAAATCACAAATCATCATTGAAGAGAATCCGTCAGGACAAGGTTAAGACCTTGCACAACAGATATTATGCTAAGACTATGCGTAATGCAGTACGCAAGTTGCGTAGCATGACGGATAAGGAAGAGGCTGTTAAGCTCTATCCTGTTGTACAGAAGATGTTGGACAAGTTGGCAAAGACTAACGTTATCCACCAGAACAAGGCAGCTAATTTGAAGTCTGCTCTCTGCAAGCACGTAGCTACATTGGGATAA
- the recO gene encoding DNA repair protein RecO: MILKSKAIVLRSLKFGDSSLIIDMFTELEGRISFITRIPKTAKGKIKKQYFQPLTLLDLEFDYRPRTSLQRIKEVRILRPYGSIPFDPVKSAILLFLSEFLYYVTRGEQQNAHLYNYVCASMEWLDEAERDYANFHLVFMMRLSRFIGFFPNLDAYQADACFDLRNATFTASAPLHSDYLLPADAAGINQLIRMDYENMHLFRLSRHNRNRISDIVLHYYRIHVPDMPELKSFQVMRELFS, encoded by the coding sequence ATGATTTTGAAGTCAAAGGCAATTGTTTTGCGTTCTCTGAAGTTCGGTGATTCATCGCTAATAATTGATATGTTTACCGAGTTAGAGGGGCGTATTTCTTTTATAACGCGCATTCCTAAGACGGCGAAAGGGAAGATTAAGAAGCAGTATTTTCAACCACTGACCTTACTTGACCTTGAATTTGATTATCGTCCGCGAACCTCTTTGCAGCGTATAAAGGAAGTGCGTATCCTTCGCCCTTACGGCTCTATCCCCTTTGATCCAGTGAAGTCGGCTATCCTTCTCTTTCTTTCTGAATTCCTTTATTATGTTACTCGCGGTGAGCAACAGAATGCCCACCTATATAATTATGTATGCGCGAGTATGGAATGGTTGGATGAGGCTGAGCGTGATTATGCCAATTTCCATCTTGTCTTTATGATGCGTTTGAGTCGTTTCATCGGTTTCTTCCCTAATCTTGATGCCTATCAGGCGGATGCTTGCTTTGATCTTCGCAATGCAACCTTTACAGCAAGTGCACCTCTTCATTCTGATTATCTACTCCCTGCAGATGCAGCAGGTATTAATCAGTTGATTCGTATGGATTACGAGAATATGCATCTTTTCCGTCTATCTCGTCACAATCGCAATCGTATTTCTGATATAGTATTGCATTACTATCGAATTCATGTGCCTGATATGCCTGAACTAAAAAGTTTTCAGGTAATGCGCGAGCTGTTTAGTTAG
- a CDS encoding YeiH family protein: MKLTEQRSSMLHGVLLITLFACAAFYIGDMGWVKALSLSPMVVGIILGMLYANSLRNNLPESWVPGIAFCGKRVLRFGIILYGFRLTFQDVVAVGFSAIIVDAIIVCGTILLGVLVGRLLKMDRSIALLAACGSGICGAAAVLGVDGAIRPKPYKTAVAVATVVIFGTLSMFLYPILYRAGVFDLSPDAMGIFAGSTIHEVAHVVGAGNAMGAAVSNSAIIVKMIRVMMLVPVLLVIAFFVAKNVAGRGEEAGSSSKINIPWFAILFLVVIGFNSLNLLPKELVDFINTLDTFLLTMAMSALGAETSIDKFKKAGFKPFLLAAILWCWLIGGGYCLAKYLVPMLGVGC, from the coding sequence ATGAAGTTAACAGAACAGCGCAGTAGTATGCTTCATGGTGTACTGCTGATTACTTTGTTTGCCTGTGCAGCGTTCTATATCGGTGATATGGGATGGGTGAAAGCACTTTCGTTGAGTCCGATGGTCGTTGGTATTATCTTGGGTATGCTTTATGCCAACAGTCTTCGTAATAATCTTCCAGAGTCTTGGGTGCCCGGTATTGCCTTCTGTGGAAAACGTGTTTTGCGCTTTGGTATTATTCTTTATGGTTTCCGTTTGACCTTTCAAGACGTGGTGGCAGTGGGTTTTTCTGCTATCATTGTGGATGCAATTATCGTATGTGGAACGATTCTCTTAGGTGTTTTGGTCGGTAGACTCTTGAAGATGGATCGCAGTATAGCTCTTTTGGCAGCTTGTGGAAGTGGTATCTGTGGAGCTGCAGCGGTATTAGGTGTCGATGGTGCTATCCGTCCGAAGCCTTATAAGACAGCTGTGGCTGTAGCGACGGTGGTCATCTTCGGAACACTATCAATGTTCCTTTATCCTATTCTTTATCGTGCAGGTGTCTTTGATTTATCACCCGATGCAATGGGAATCTTTGCAGGTTCGACGATTCATGAGGTGGCTCATGTCGTTGGTGCAGGTAATGCCATGGGTGCTGCAGTGAGCAATTCAGCCATTATTGTTAAGATGATTCGTGTGATGATGTTGGTACCTGTGTTGTTGGTTATAGCCTTCTTTGTGGCAAAGAATGTTGCTGGACGAGGTGAAGAAGCAGGTAGTAGTAGCAAGATAAACATCCCTTGGTTTGCGATTCTCTTCCTTGTGGTCATCGGTTTCAACTCATTGAACTTACTTCCGAAAGAGCTTGTCGACTTTATCAATACCCTCGATACCTTCCTGCTTACAATGGCTATGTCTGCACTTGGTGCTGAAACGAGTATTGATAAGTTTAAGAAAGCAGGCTTTAAACCTTTCCTCTTGGCTGCAATTCTATGGTGCTGGCTAATCGGTGGAGGTTATTGCTTGGCAAAGTATTTGGTCCCAATGTTGGGTGTTGGATGTTAG
- a CDS encoding DUF4468 domain-containing protein, producing MKKLFLCAVMLLLAIGVNAQIMRAEELEKYAKEKYGEKWYDAAKSLTSQLQLDKNKALTYTQVIEAPEKTKTQLYVILNYWYSNTFGSGKSVIQLNDKEAGVIIAKGNVDAIASHTGGANSYTVNLTPIIKTDIKDGKVRITYTIPFYKVDKKIGGGFLGGMGGSRATLTEENWPIEQCFPFTEKDSHKKTSAKALVMAHAYSNVIMDKIEEAVKHGVAGNENDNW from the coding sequence ATGAAAAAACTGTTTTTATGTGCCGTTATGCTTTTATTGGCTATCGGAGTAAATGCCCAAATAATGAGGGCAGAAGAGTTGGAAAAGTATGCCAAGGAAAAGTATGGAGAAAAGTGGTATGATGCTGCAAAAAGCCTTACAAGCCAGTTACAATTAGACAAAAACAAAGCACTAACTTATACGCAAGTTATTGAGGCACCAGAAAAGACAAAGACACAACTATACGTCATCCTAAATTACTGGTACAGTAATACTTTTGGAAGTGGAAAATCTGTTATTCAATTAAATGACAAAGAAGCAGGTGTAATTATTGCTAAGGGAAATGTTGATGCCATTGCTTCACATACAGGAGGAGCAAATTCATATACAGTAAATCTAACACCAATTATAAAGACTGACATCAAAGATGGAAAGGTGAGAATAACTTACACTATACCTTTCTACAAAGTAGACAAAAAGATTGGAGGAGGTTTCCTCGGTGGGATGGGTGGCTCTCGTGCGACTTTAACAGAAGAGAATTGGCCTATTGAACAATGCTTTCCATTTACAGAAAAAGACAGCCACAAGAAGACTTCAGCAAAAGCACTTGTCATGGCTCATGCTTACTCCAATGTAATTATGGACAAGATTGAAGAAGCGGTCAAGCATGGCGTAGCAGGCAACGAAAACGATAATTGGTAG
- the ftsZ gene encoding cell division protein FtsZ has translation MADNNNKMDILDFGDGDVADSIIKVIGVGGGGGNAVNHMYREGIHDVTFVLCNTDAQALNDSPVPVHLQLGKEGLGAGNRPERARQAAEETSEDIKRMLNDGTKMAFITAGMGGGTGTGAAPVIARVSKELGILTVGIVTIPFRFEGAKKIDQALDGVEEMAKHVDALLVINNERLREIYPELSLLNGFRKADDTLSVAAKSIAEIITVHGIMNLDFNDVKTVLKDGGVAIMSTGYGEGEGRVKQAIEDALNSPLLNDNDVYKSKKILLSINFNTDDKDNPGLTMEEMGDVTEFMNHFSADFELKWGLAIDPELDKKVKVTILATGFGIEDVDGMGSHIKKQTQEDAARKAEEEEKAAERRDRRDRFYKDNNSSQYKHRPHIYRFTADELDNEDVILAVENTPTYKRTKQMIKDIKRISNPEQDNEENESNEGAVEGVISFV, from the coding sequence ATGGCAGACAACAATAATAAAATGGATATATTAGACTTCGGTGACGGCGATGTAGCTGATAGCATCATCAAGGTCATTGGTGTCGGTGGTGGTGGTGGTAACGCCGTAAACCACATGTACAGAGAAGGTATCCACGATGTGACCTTCGTACTCTGCAACACGGATGCACAAGCACTCAACGACTCTCCTGTTCCTGTTCATCTGCAATTGGGTAAAGAAGGATTAGGTGCTGGAAACCGTCCTGAGCGTGCACGTCAGGCTGCTGAAGAGACCAGTGAGGATATCAAGCGTATGCTCAACGATGGTACGAAGATGGCATTTATCACCGCTGGTATGGGTGGTGGAACGGGTACTGGTGCAGCACCTGTCATCGCACGTGTCAGCAAGGAATTGGGCATTCTCACCGTGGGTATCGTTACCATTCCTTTCCGTTTCGAGGGAGCTAAGAAGATAGATCAGGCGTTGGATGGCGTTGAAGAGATGGCAAAGCATGTCGATGCACTGCTCGTCATCAACAACGAACGTCTCCGCGAGATTTATCCTGAACTGAGTTTGCTCAATGGTTTCCGTAAGGCTGACGACACACTGAGCGTTGCTGCTAAGAGTATTGCAGAGATTATCACCGTTCATGGTATTATGAACCTCGACTTCAACGATGTAAAGACAGTCCTCAAAGATGGTGGCGTAGCTATCATGTCTACTGGTTACGGTGAGGGTGAAGGTCGTGTGAAGCAGGCAATTGAGGACGCACTCAACTCACCATTGCTCAACGACAACGATGTCTATAAGTCAAAGAAGATTTTGCTCTCTATCAACTTCAATACTGACGACAAGGACAACCCAGGTCTGACAATGGAGGAAATGGGTGATGTGACAGAGTTCATGAACCACTTCAGCGCAGACTTCGAGTTGAAATGGGGACTTGCTATTGACCCTGAACTCGACAAGAAGGTTAAGGTTACTATCCTTGCAACGGGCTTTGGCATTGAGGATGTTGACGGTATGGGTAGCCATATTAAGAAGCAGACACAGGAAGATGCAGCACGCAAGGCAGAGGAAGAGGAGAAGGCTGCAGAGCGTCGTGACCGTCGTGATCGTTTCTATAAGGACAACAACAGCTCACAATACAAGCATCGTCCGCACATCTATCGCTTTACTGCGGATGAACTCGACAACGAGGATGTTATCCTTGCTGTAGAGAACACCCCAACCTACAAGCGTACTAAACAGATGATTAAGGACATCAAACGCATCAGTAATCCTGAGCAAGATAATGAAGAAAACGAAAGCAACGAAGGCGCTGTTGAGGGCGTTATTAGCTTCGTATAA
- the ftsA gene encoding cell division protein FtsA, with amino-acid sequence MAEFIVAIELGSSKITGIAGRKNLDGSISVLAVVKEDATQCIRKGVVYNIDKTGQCLTGIINKLRKQLKREISQVYVGVGGQSIRSVRNVIVKDLPTDTIITSEMINELMDANRNMTYPDQEILDAATQEYKVDNQFSLDPVGIKATRLEGNFLNILWRKAFYENLNNCFEKSGISIAEMYLAPLALADAVLSEAEKRGGCVLVDFGADTTTVSVYYKNILRHLAVIPLGGNNITKDIASLQMEEKDAEAMKLKYGSAFTENNDIDNTLKYSIDSERSVESRKFIEIVEARIGEIVENVWCQVPSDYADKLLGGIILTGGGMNLKNIERCIRNTTHIDKIRKANFVTHTIASSNADITAKNGDMNTILGLLAKGDMNCAGAEYNPAQNNLFNNDDVAVATPIEQPYTPSSTARQGQGIVPTPEEKKKAEAERRKREEEERKLREEEEARARELEEEKRRNSLWNKFSRKVKDFGKIIMSEDEE; translated from the coding sequence ATGGCAGAGTTCATAGTAGCCATTGAATTAGGCTCATCAAAGATTACGGGAATCGCTGGCAGAAAGAATCTTGACGGCAGTATCTCCGTGCTTGCCGTTGTAAAGGAAGACGCTACACAGTGTATTCGCAAGGGTGTCGTCTATAACATCGACAAGACCGGTCAGTGCCTCACTGGCATCATCAACAAACTAAGAAAACAATTGAAGCGTGAGATATCTCAGGTCTATGTAGGCGTGGGAGGACAGTCTATACGAAGCGTACGCAACGTTATCGTAAAGGATTTGCCTACTGATACCATCATTACCTCAGAGATGATCAATGAGTTAATGGATGCCAACCGCAATATGACTTATCCTGACCAGGAGATTCTCGATGCTGCCACACAGGAGTATAAGGTTGACAACCAATTCTCTCTTGACCCAGTAGGTATCAAAGCTACTCGTCTTGAGGGTAACTTCCTCAACATCCTATGGCGTAAGGCTTTCTACGAGAACCTCAACAACTGCTTTGAAAAGTCTGGCATCTCTATTGCCGAGATGTATCTTGCACCTTTGGCTTTGGCTGACGCTGTATTGAGCGAAGCTGAAAAGCGTGGTGGTTGTGTATTGGTTGACTTCGGTGCTGACACAACAACAGTTTCTGTGTACTACAAGAACATTCTCCGTCACTTGGCAGTCATTCCATTGGGTGGTAACAATATTACAAAGGACATTGCCAGCCTACAAATGGAAGAGAAGGATGCTGAGGCCATGAAGCTTAAGTATGGTTCTGCTTTCACTGAAAATAATGACATCGATAATACATTGAAATACTCTATCGACTCAGAGCGTTCGGTAGAGAGCCGCAAATTCATTGAAATCGTTGAGGCACGTATTGGCGAAATCGTTGAGAATGTATGGTGTCAGGTACCATCTGATTATGCCGACAAACTGCTTGGCGGTATCATTCTCACTGGTGGTGGTATGAACTTAAAGAACATTGAACGCTGTATTCGTAATACCACACATATCGACAAGATTCGCAAAGCAAACTTCGTAACACATACCATCGCTTCAAGTAATGCTGATATCACAGCTAAGAATGGTGACATGAACACAATTCTTGGACTGCTTGCCAAAGGCGATATGAACTGTGCTGGTGCTGAATATAACCCTGCACAGAACAACCTTTTCAACAACGATGATGTTGCAGTAGCAACACCTATCGAACAGCCTTACACCCCATCGTCTACTGCAAGACAGGGACAGGGTATTGTTCCAACACCTGAGGAGAAGAAGAAAGCCGAAGCTGAGCGTCGCAAACGTGAAGAGGAAGAGCGAAAGCTGCGTGAGGAAGAGGAAGCAAGAGCGCGCGAACTCGAAGAGGAGAAGCGTCGCAATAGCCTCTGGAATAAATTCTCACGTAAGGTGAAAGATTTCGGAAAAATCATTATGAGTGAGGATGAAGAGTAA
- a CDS encoding cell division protein FtsQ/DivIB — protein MHIKWKKIIITALDVVLAIYLIMAVTSWNKPDESKQLCTKVNINISDSNNAGFLTATEIKQILEKAHLYPLNKKVSDINPRKIEEALKVGPFINTAQCYKTKDGHVNIHITQRMPIIRIKSNNGADYYLDDNGGILPNSKYTSDLIIATGNIDNNFARLYIAPLAKAISSSPLWLNQIEQINVLPDRGIELVPRVGNHIIFMGYLPKNNGPWKRKHDINIFVKKKLSRLEKFYRYGLSQAGWNKYSYIDIEFDNQIICKKRDEKAEKAEEDTLLKKAKSEQVEDIQRTEEEERDKARKEVKRQEDASAGLTE, from the coding sequence ATGCACATTAAGTGGAAAAAGATAATTATCACTGCGCTGGACGTTGTACTGGCTATTTATCTCATCATGGCTGTTACCTCATGGAACAAACCTGATGAGAGCAAACAGCTATGTACTAAAGTGAATATCAACATATCTGACTCTAATAATGCAGGTTTTCTTACTGCTACTGAAATCAAACAAATATTAGAGAAAGCCCACCTCTATCCCCTCAATAAGAAGGTATCTGATATCAATCCACGCAAGATTGAGGAAGCATTGAAAGTGGGACCTTTCATCAATACAGCCCAGTGTTACAAAACCAAAGATGGACATGTCAACATCCATATTACTCAACGTATGCCGATTATCCGCATCAAGAGTAACAATGGAGCTGATTACTATCTTGATGACAACGGAGGAATACTCCCAAACTCTAAGTACACGAGCGACTTAATCATTGCAACTGGCAATATAGACAACAACTTCGCACGCCTTTACATTGCTCCTCTTGCCAAGGCTATTAGCTCATCACCGCTATGGCTGAACCAAATAGAGCAAATCAATGTCCTACCAGACAGAGGCATCGAGTTAGTACCACGTGTCGGTAATCATATCATCTTCATGGGCTACTTGCCTAAAAACAATGGTCCATGGAAGCGCAAGCATGATATAAACATCTTCGTTAAAAAGAAGTTATCACGCTTAGAGAAGTTCTACCGATATGGTCTTTCACAAGCAGGTTGGAACAAATACTCTTACATCGACATAGAATTCGATAACCAAATCATCTGTAAGAAACGTGATGAAAAGGCTGAAAAAGCAGAAGAAGACACACTGCTTAAGAAGGCTAAGTCCGAACAGGTAGAAGACATACAACGTACAGAAGAGGAGGAAAGAGATAAAGCCCGTAAGGAAGTGAAACGGCAAGAAGATGCCTCAGCAGGACTTACGGAATAA